A part of Melittangium boletus DSM 14713 genomic DNA contains:
- a CDS encoding DUF3396 domain-containing protein, whose amino-acid sequence MSISFYMRRSHQDVVHGVMQSLESYLRVVGSKALGWYDDGEGTWRELDAVGWAHTRRELLEKRWPLVTLRDALDGALRYGFDYRGKSLDELPAADEPGAVSAVSFWLPTEFLEEHGPNHVRELALELAAPLPFCSGHAGLSFIGEFDLPGVLREIRERCFRHPGLDLPDLGEHSWKVGTRIRAPQWLTFLGLPVLGEVGGTEGLRSRLFSAETTVQEMEGGRAVVTLGPWPEAGDTERGQVLPSYRELACLLEPWLYHEERGRNLDFTLEDVRRWDRRFLG is encoded by the coding sequence GTGAGCATCAGCTTCTACATGCGCCGCTCTCATCAAGACGTGGTGCACGGGGTGATGCAGTCCCTGGAGTCCTACCTTCGTGTGGTGGGCTCGAAGGCGCTCGGCTGGTACGACGATGGAGAGGGCACCTGGCGGGAGTTGGATGCGGTGGGATGGGCGCATACCCGGCGTGAGTTGCTCGAGAAGCGCTGGCCCCTGGTGACCCTTCGCGATGCCCTCGACGGAGCGCTCCGATATGGTTTTGACTATCGTGGCAAGTCGCTCGATGAGCTCCCGGCGGCGGACGAGCCGGGCGCCGTGAGCGCGGTGAGCTTCTGGCTACCGACGGAGTTCTTGGAGGAGCACGGGCCGAATCACGTACGTGAGCTGGCCTTGGAACTGGCGGCCCCATTGCCCTTTTGCTCTGGCCACGCGGGTCTCTCCTTCATCGGTGAATTTGATCTGCCAGGCGTTCTGCGTGAAATCCGCGAGCGATGCTTCCGCCACCCGGGCTTGGACCTCCCAGACCTGGGGGAGCACTCGTGGAAGGTCGGTACGAGGATACGGGCACCGCAGTGGCTGACGTTCCTGGGCTTACCCGTGTTGGGCGAGGTGGGTGGCACGGAGGGGCTTCGCTCTCGCCTCTTTTCCGCGGAGACGACCGTTCAGGAGATGGAGGGCGGACGAGCGGTCGTGACTCTAGGGCCCTGGCCCGAGGCAGGGGACACCGAGCGGGGACAGGTTCTCCCGTCCTATCGGGAGCTGGCGTGTTTGTTGGAGCCCTGGCTGTATCACGAGGAACGTGGCCGTAATCTCGATTTCACCCTCGAGGACGTGCGGCGCTGGGATCGGCGCTTCCTCGGCTGA
- a CDS encoding family 43 glycosylhydrolase, with amino-acid sequence MSKRCILSLAFAGASLAASSAAAQTVGDPQNPIFRNIYTADPSAHVWADGRLYVYPSHDIAPPRGADLMDQYHVYSTNDMVNWVDHGEILRASNVPWGRSEGGFMWAPDVAYKNGIYYFYFPHPSGTEWNTTWKIGVATSTQPAANFTVQGYIPGLESLIDPAVFVDDDGQAYLYYGGGGVAKGGKLKANMMEIDGQMQNMQGLVDFHEASWVHKHNGLYYLSYSDNYDQNGEHNRMRYATSTSPLGPWTYRGIYINSTDSYTNHGSIVQYKGQWYAFYHTSMLSGNDWLRSVSVDKLYYNSDGTIQLVKQTKQHGTPHFGTPLAIPGLIQAEDYDNGGQSISYSDGSPQNEGGAYRPSEGVDVGAIPSGGFHVGWVSSSEWAEYTVNVATSGNYTVAARVATQTANGSSLKILFDGQKVGTLAVPNTGEWQTYTTVSTQVSLTAGKHVIQLRFGDAFNLDHLTFMKQ; translated from the coding sequence ATGTCCAAGCGTTGCATCCTCTCGCTGGCTTTCGCCGGCGCGTCGCTCGCCGCGTCCTCGGCGGCCGCCCAGACCGTGGGAGATCCCCAGAACCCGATCTTCCGCAACATATACACCGCCGATCCCTCGGCGCACGTCTGGGCCGACGGGCGGCTCTATGTTTATCCGTCGCACGACATCGCCCCGCCGCGCGGCGCCGACCTCATGGACCAGTACCATGTCTACTCGACCAACGACATGGTCAACTGGGTCGACCACGGCGAGATCCTGCGCGCCTCCAACGTGCCCTGGGGACGCTCGGAGGGCGGCTTCATGTGGGCGCCCGACGTGGCCTACAAGAACGGCATCTACTATTTCTACTTCCCACACCCGAGCGGGACGGAGTGGAACACCACCTGGAAGATCGGCGTGGCGACGAGCACGCAGCCCGCCGCGAACTTCACCGTGCAGGGCTACATCCCGGGGCTCGAGTCGCTGATCGATCCCGCGGTGTTCGTCGATGACGATGGCCAAGCGTATCTGTATTACGGCGGTGGCGGCGTCGCCAAGGGAGGCAAGCTCAAGGCCAACATGATGGAGATCGACGGCCAGATGCAGAACATGCAGGGCCTGGTCGACTTCCACGAGGCCTCGTGGGTGCACAAGCACAACGGGCTCTACTACCTGTCGTACTCGGACAACTACGACCAGAATGGCGAGCACAACCGCATGCGCTACGCCACGAGCACGAGCCCGCTGGGTCCGTGGACGTACCGTGGCATCTACATCAACTCCACCGACAGCTACACGAACCACGGATCGATCGTGCAGTACAAGGGGCAGTGGTATGCCTTCTATCACACGAGCATGTTGTCGGGGAATGACTGGCTTCGCTCGGTCAGCGTCGACAAGCTGTATTACAACAGCGATGGCACGATCCAACTGGTCAAGCAGACCAAGCAGCACGGCACGCCGCATTTCGGCACGCCCCTCGCGATTCCCGGGCTGATCCAGGCGGAGGACTATGACAACGGGGGACAAAGCATCTCGTACAGCGATGGGAGCCCACAGAACGAGGGCGGTGCGTACCGACCGAGTGAAGGCGTCGACGTCGGGGCGATCCCCAGTGGAGGCTTCCACGTCGGCTGGGTGAGTTCTTCGGAGTGGGCGGAATATACGGTGAACGTGGCGACGAGTGGAAACTACACCGTGGCCGCGCGGGTCGCGACGCAGACCGCCAACGGCAGCTCGTTGAAGATCCTGTTCGACGGACAGAAGGTCGGCACCCTCGCCGTGCCGAACACCGGAGAGTGGCAGACCTATACGACGGTGAGCACTCAGGTGAGCCTGACGGCGGGCAAGCACGTCATCCAATTGCGTTTTGGTGACGCGTTCAATCTCGACCACCTGACGTTCATGAAGCAGTGA
- the ilvD gene encoding dihydroxy-acid dehydratase encodes MPPYRSRTTTHGRNMAGARALWRATGMKDGDFEKPIIAVVNSFTQFVPGHVHLKDLGQMVAREIEAAGGVAKEFNTIAVDDGIAMGHGGMLYSLPSRELIADSVEYMVNAHCADAMVCISNCDKITPGMLMAAMRLNIPAVFVSGGPMEAGKVIEALHGKQEGTRKIIKVDLIDAMIQAGDSRVSDEQVANIERSACPTCGSCSGMFTANSMNCLTEALGLSLPGNGTIVATHADRKQLFLRAGRLVVELAKRYYDQEDASVLPRNIATKAAFENAMALDVSMGGSTNTVLHLLAAAQEAGVDFTMADIDRISRKVPCLCKVAPATQDYHIEDVHRAGGIVAILGELDRAGLLDTSVSSVHAKTLGESIAANDVKRTHDPAVHQLFLAAPGGVPTQVAFSQDKRFDKLDLDRAHGCIRDKAHAYSKDGGLAVLYGNLAEKGCIVKTAGVDESILQFTGRARVFESQEAAVDGILLNQVKEGDVVIIRYEGPKGGPGMQEMLYPTSYIKSKGLGKACALFTDGRFSGGSSGLVIGHASPEAAEGGAIGLVNDGDIIEIDIPERRIHLKISDAELAARRAAMEAKGAKAWKPENRHRVVSQALQAYAALATSADRGAVRDISQLKR; translated from the coding sequence ATGCCCCCATATCGTTCCCGCACCACCACCCACGGTCGCAACATGGCTGGCGCGCGCGCCCTGTGGCGTGCCACCGGCATGAAGGATGGCGATTTCGAAAAGCCCATCATCGCGGTGGTCAACTCCTTCACCCAGTTCGTGCCCGGCCATGTGCACCTGAAGGATCTCGGCCAGATGGTGGCGCGCGAGATCGAGGCCGCCGGCGGCGTGGCCAAGGAATTCAATACCATCGCGGTCGACGACGGCATCGCGATGGGCCACGGCGGCATGCTGTATTCGCTGCCGTCGCGCGAACTGATCGCCGACTCGGTCGAATACATGGTCAATGCGCACTGCGCCGACGCGATGGTGTGCATCTCCAACTGCGACAAGATCACGCCCGGCATGCTGATGGCGGCGATGCGGCTCAACATTCCGGCGGTATTCGTGTCCGGCGGCCCGATGGAAGCCGGCAAGGTGATCGAGGCGCTGCACGGCAAGCAGGAAGGCACGCGGAAAATCATCAAGGTCGACCTGATCGACGCCATGATCCAGGCTGGCGACTCCCGGGTGTCGGATGAACAGGTGGCCAACATCGAGCGTTCCGCCTGTCCGACCTGCGGTTCCTGCTCCGGCATGTTCACCGCCAACTCGATGAATTGCCTGACCGAGGCCCTCGGCTTGTCCCTGCCCGGCAACGGCACCATCGTCGCCACCCACGCCGACCGCAAGCAGCTGTTCCTGCGCGCCGGCCGCCTGGTGGTGGAACTCGCCAAGCGCTATTACGATCAGGAGGATGCTTCGGTCCTGCCGCGCAACATCGCGACCAAGGCCGCCTTCGAAAATGCGATGGCGCTCGACGTGTCCATGGGGGGCTCGACCAATACCGTGCTGCATCTGTTGGCGGCGGCGCAGGAAGCCGGCGTCGATTTCACGATGGCCGACATCGACCGCATCTCGCGCAAGGTGCCCTGCCTGTGCAAGGTGGCGCCCGCGACCCAGGATTACCACATCGAGGATGTGCATCGCGCCGGTGGCATCGTCGCCATTCTCGGCGAACTGGATCGCGCCGGCCTGCTCGACACCAGCGTCTCCAGCGTGCATGCGAAGACCTTGGGCGAGTCAATTGCCGCCAATGACGTGAAGCGCACCCATGATCCGGCGGTGCACCAGCTTTTCCTGGCGGCGCCAGGCGGCGTGCCGACGCAGGTCGCGTTCTCTCAGGACAAGCGCTTCGACAAGCTCGACCTCGACCGTGCCCACGGCTGTATCCGCGACAAGGCGCATGCGTATTCGAAGGATGGCGGTCTGGCGGTCCTGTACGGCAATCTGGCGGAGAAGGGCTGCATCGTGAAGACCGCCGGCGTCGATGAAAGCATCCTCCAGTTCACCGGCCGCGCGCGCGTATTCGAAAGCCAGGAGGCAGCGGTGGACGGCATCCTCCTCAACCAGGTGAAAGAGGGTGATGTCGTCATCATCCGCTACGAGGGGCCGAAAGGCGGTCCGGGCATGCAGGAGATGCTGTACCCGACCTCGTACATCAAGTCCAAGGGACTGGGCAAAGCATGCGCGTTGTTCACCGACGGCCGTTTCTCCGGCGGTTCGTCTGGCCTGGTGATCGGCCATGCATCGCCGGAAGCGGCGGAAGGCGGCGCGATCGGCTTGGTCAACGACGGCGACATCATCGAGATCGATATTCCGGAACGCCGCATTCATCTGAAGATCAGCGACGCCGAACTGGCCGCGCGACGGGCGGCCATGGAAGCGAAGGGGGCGAAGGCATGGAAGCCGGAAAACCGCCATCGCGTGGTGTCGCAGGCCTTGCAGGCTTACGCGGCGCTGGCCACCTCGGCCGACCGCGGCGCGGTGCGTGACATTTCGCAGCTGAAGCGGTGA
- a CDS encoding ATP-binding cassette domain-containing protein, translating into MAQAKTNATDTIHVRGARVNNLQNISLDLPKKKITVFTGVSGSGKSSLVFDTLAAESQRLLNETLPTFVQTFLPRQPQPDVDALENLSAAIIVDQSRLGGNSRSTVGTVSDTAALLRLLFSRVGKPAVPRPSALSFNDPVGLCKACDGIGVVSSLDVKGLVDESKSLEEGALLFPGFAVDSWFYNIISGSGFFDLKKKIADYSADERHKLLHEPECKVKIKVGSKMMGSTYEGLIPKIRRLYLTKNLDDLQANLKNALEPILTREPCADCGGTRLNAAALACRVDDGAGHEINIAEATALPVNELLELITREKSGFDNAATAPVQQALARRLQALVDIGLGYLSLDRESSTLSGGESQRVKMVRALGSSLTDLTYIFDEPSIGLHPADLHRLNTLLVQLRDKGNTVLVVEHKPAVIAIADHIVDIGPGAGEHGGRVVYEGDVEGLKNSSSVTGQALSQKPVTKAQSRKPTGWIELRDVTLHNLKNLSVRIPKGVFVVVTGVAGSGKSSLIRQTLPERIKDVVVIDQSLARGSSRSNLATWTGILDAVRKLFATTNKVSESLFSANSKGACPECQGLGVVYTDIAHLDPVAVPCEACGGRRFTDAVLKHKVRGRSIGDVFDFSVEDAAAFFVEPAIQGPLQSLVDVGLGYVRIGQPLNTLSGGERQRMKLARSLHEPAPVAILDEPTTGLHLKDIDRLVAMIDRLVDTGTSVIVIEHHPRVIRRADWIIDMGPGAGHDGGRVVFEGPPTELLKHPTSLTGQWLSREL; encoded by the coding sequence ATGGCCCAGGCGAAGACGAACGCAACCGACACCATCCATGTGCGTGGTGCGCGGGTAAACAACCTCCAGAACATCTCGCTCGACCTGCCGAAGAAGAAGATCACGGTGTTCACGGGCGTGTCGGGCTCGGGCAAGTCGTCGCTGGTCTTCGACACCCTCGCCGCGGAATCGCAGCGGCTGCTCAACGAGACGCTGCCGACCTTCGTGCAGACCTTCCTGCCGCGGCAGCCCCAACCCGACGTCGACGCCCTCGAGAACCTCTCGGCGGCGATCATCGTCGACCAGTCGCGGCTTGGCGGCAACAGCCGCTCCACCGTCGGCACCGTGAGCGACACCGCGGCGCTGTTGCGGCTGTTGTTCTCGCGCGTCGGCAAGCCGGCCGTGCCCCGCCCGAGCGCGCTGTCGTTCAATGATCCTGTTGGCCTGTGCAAGGCCTGCGACGGCATCGGCGTCGTCTCGTCCCTTGATGTGAAGGGACTGGTCGACGAGAGCAAGAGCCTCGAGGAAGGCGCCTTGTTGTTCCCGGGCTTCGCCGTCGACTCCTGGTTCTACAACATCATCAGCGGCTCGGGGTTCTTCGACCTCAAGAAGAAGATCGCCGACTACTCCGCCGATGAGCGGCACAAGCTGCTCCATGAGCCGGAGTGCAAGGTCAAGATCAAGGTGGGCAGCAAGATGATGGGTTCCACCTATGAGGGATTGATCCCCAAGATTCGCCGCCTCTACCTGACCAAGAACCTCGACGACCTCCAGGCGAACCTCAAGAACGCGCTCGAGCCCATTCTCACCCGCGAGCCCTGCGCCGACTGTGGTGGCACCCGCCTGAACGCCGCGGCCCTCGCCTGTCGCGTCGACGACGGTGCTGGCCACGAAATCAACATCGCCGAGGCCACGGCGTTGCCGGTCAATGAGCTGCTGGAGCTGATCACCCGGGAGAAGAGTGGCTTCGACAACGCCGCCACCGCCCCGGTGCAGCAAGCCCTCGCCCGGCGCCTTCAGGCCCTCGTGGACATCGGCCTTGGCTACCTCTCGCTCGATCGCGAGAGCAGCACGCTCTCAGGGGGCGAGTCGCAGCGGGTGAAGATGGTGCGGGCGCTCGGCTCGAGCCTCACCGATCTGACCTACATCTTCGACGAGCCGAGCATCGGCCTGCACCCCGCCGACCTGCACCGCCTCAACACCCTGCTCGTGCAGCTGCGCGACAAGGGCAACACGGTGCTTGTCGTCGAGCACAAGCCGGCGGTCATCGCCATCGCCGACCACATCGTGGACATCGGCCCCGGCGCCGGCGAGCACGGTGGCCGCGTCGTCTACGAAGGCGACGTCGAGGGGCTGAAGAACTCATCCTCGGTGACGGGTCAGGCGCTGTCGCAGAAGCCGGTGACGAAGGCGCAATCGCGAAAGCCGACCGGGTGGATTGAACTCCGCGATGTGACCCTGCACAACCTGAAGAACCTGAGCGTACGCATCCCCAAGGGCGTCTTCGTCGTCGTCACCGGCGTCGCCGGCTCGGGCAAGAGCTCGCTCATCCGCCAGACGCTTCCGGAGCGCATCAAGGACGTCGTGGTCATCGACCAGAGCCTGGCTCGCGGCTCGAGCCGCTCGAACCTCGCGACGTGGACGGGAATCCTCGACGCCGTCCGCAAGTTGTTCGCGACGACGAACAAGGTCTCGGAGTCATTGTTCTCGGCGAACTCCAAGGGCGCTTGCCCCGAATGCCAGGGCCTCGGCGTCGTCTACACCGACATCGCCCACCTCGACCCCGTCGCGGTCCCCTGCGAGGCGTGCGGTGGCCGCCGCTTCACCGACGCCGTCTTGAAGCACAAGGTGCGTGGCCGCTCCATCGGAGACGTCTTCGACTTCTCCGTCGAGGACGCCGCCGCGTTCTTCGTCGAGCCCGCCATCCAAGGACCGCTTCAATCCCTCGTCGACGTCGGCCTCGGCTACGTGCGCATCGGCCAACCGTTGAACACGCTGTCCGGCGGTGAGCGCCAGCGCATGAAGCTCGCACGCAGCCTGCACGAACCGGCGCCCGTGGCCATCCTCGACGAGCCGACGACCGGACTGCACTTGAAGGACATCGACCGTCTGGTGGCGATGATCGATCGTCTCGTCGACACCGGCACCTCGGTCATCGTCATCGAGCACCACCCCCGAGTCATCCGCCGCGCCGACTGGATCATCGACATGGGACCGGGTGCCGGCCATGACGGTGGCCGCGTCGTCTTCGAGGGACCCCCCACCGAGTTGCTGAAGCATCCGACCTCGCTGACCGGGCAGTGGTTGTCCCGGGAGCTATAG
- a CDS encoding TIM-barrel domain-containing protein gives MFASHRHRARLLATTLLSTVAGVGLSALPAHAALGSVTSASLSGDTLTLTVGGDKLLVQALRPDIVKVDYRPGGIADPPTAVIDPAKTWATGNITSADMASNPIVVTTAQLTVKISRNPARLSVFDATGALVLSEQASEGVYADGVKFNHGSGQAFYGITGNPVPWAEKDPKQNLAEGMQRNDGGRVNANMQGDGGAPLAFTNRYGLLVDSIDGDFAITDTTLEFSGVSTRNVAYYVLVGPPRQVMAGVAEISGKPALSPKWALGLNNSEWGTTQTEVTSIVQGYRDRKIPLDAFTLDFDFKAWGEDDYGEFRWNSTSASGNVNPNKFPSGASGTFARDMAARGVMLMGIMKPRVIVGKAGGGITAQGQWARTNNCFYPGLADYMEYFSGRPANDVDFSKQTCRDWYWQHSRTLFDGGIAGWWNDEADEANGTLFNSLQHLNMQRSLYDGQRAYSDRRVFSLNRNFYLGAQRYGYGMWSGDIETGFGNMADQRTRMLTSINIGESKWGMDIGGFFGDPSSENYARWMQFGAFVPVYRVHGMDGKQRQPWVYGATAESAAKRAIELRSRLMPYLYAHERINHETGIGLVRPLFYDYPTDPNAANITSEWMFGESLLVAPVVEQGAASKQVYLPAGTWIDYTRGSVYTGPLTFNYPVNTSTWQDIPLFVKAGAILPTQEVLQYVSEKPVRQIDLDVFPTTARSEFTLYDDDGLTRAYENGVFFKQRITAQRTSTSVTVETQAKTGGFSPALTHYIVKVNATAGTAARINGTAPTRYGDLATLKAATGEGWTTGVDVYGPYTAVRVAAGVARTVVVDGTPSTPPPPPLTVVLEAEDAALSSGAIVLNDHPGYSGRGFVAGYWNSGAATTFTVRASTAGTYSATLKYSNGNGSARTVTLEVNGVRTQLTLPATADWNAWSTYTARIPLNAGTNTLAYVYGPGDSAHVNLDSLTLSPLPTIMLEAEDAALSSGALVLNDHPGYSGRGFVAGYWNSGAATTFTVQASTAGTYSATLKYSNGNGSARTVTLEVNGVRTQLTLPATADWNAWSTYTARIPLNAGTNTLAYVYGSGDSAHVNLDSLTIAP, from the coding sequence ATGTTCGCGTCTCACCGCCACCGAGCGAGGTTGCTCGCGACCACGTTGCTCTCCACCGTGGCAGGGGTTGGCCTGTCGGCCCTGCCCGCTCACGCCGCCCTCGGGTCCGTCACCAGCGCCTCCCTCTCGGGTGACACGCTCACCCTCACCGTCGGCGGCGACAAGCTCCTTGTCCAGGCCCTGCGCCCGGACATCGTCAAGGTGGACTACCGCCCCGGTGGCATCGCCGATCCCCCCACCGCCGTCATCGATCCCGCCAAGACGTGGGCCACGGGCAACATCACCTCCGCCGACATGGCGTCCAATCCCATCGTGGTCACCACGGCGCAACTGACCGTGAAGATCAGCCGGAATCCCGCCCGCCTCTCCGTCTTCGACGCCACGGGAGCGCTGGTGCTGAGCGAGCAGGCCTCCGAGGGCGTGTATGCGGACGGGGTGAAGTTCAACCATGGGTCCGGACAGGCGTTCTACGGCATCACCGGCAACCCGGTGCCCTGGGCCGAGAAGGATCCCAAGCAGAACCTCGCCGAGGGCATGCAGCGCAACGACGGCGGCCGGGTCAACGCCAACATGCAGGGGGACGGTGGGGCTCCGCTCGCCTTCACCAACCGTTATGGGTTGCTGGTGGACTCCATCGATGGGGACTTCGCCATCACCGACACCACCCTGGAGTTCAGTGGCGTGTCGACTCGCAACGTCGCGTACTACGTCCTGGTCGGTCCGCCCCGGCAGGTGATGGCGGGCGTCGCGGAGATCTCCGGCAAGCCCGCCCTGTCACCCAAGTGGGCCCTGGGGCTCAACAACAGCGAGTGGGGCACCACGCAGACGGAGGTCACGTCGATTGTCCAGGGCTACCGGGATCGGAAGATCCCCCTGGATGCCTTCACCCTGGACTTCGACTTCAAGGCTTGGGGCGAGGACGACTACGGCGAGTTCCGGTGGAACTCGACCTCCGCCAGCGGCAACGTGAACCCGAACAAGTTCCCCAGTGGGGCGTCCGGGACGTTCGCCCGGGACATGGCGGCCAGGGGCGTCATGTTGATGGGGATCATGAAGCCCCGGGTGATCGTCGGGAAGGCGGGCGGAGGCATCACGGCGCAGGGACAGTGGGCGCGCACCAACAACTGCTTCTACCCGGGCCTGGCCGATTACATGGAGTACTTCTCCGGCCGGCCCGCCAACGACGTCGACTTCTCCAAGCAGACGTGCCGTGACTGGTATTGGCAGCACTCCCGGACGCTGTTCGACGGGGGCATCGCGGGCTGGTGGAACGACGAGGCCGACGAGGCGAACGGGACGCTGTTCAACAGCCTCCAGCACCTCAACATGCAGCGGTCGCTGTATGACGGGCAGCGGGCGTACTCGGACCGGCGGGTGTTCTCGCTCAACCGCAACTTCTACCTTGGTGCCCAGCGCTACGGCTACGGCATGTGGTCCGGTGACATCGAAACCGGGTTCGGCAATATGGCCGATCAGCGCACCCGCATGCTCACCAGCATCAACATTGGCGAGAGCAAATGGGGCATGGACATCGGCGGCTTCTTCGGGGATCCGTCCTCGGAGAACTACGCGCGCTGGATGCAGTTCGGCGCGTTCGTGCCCGTCTACCGGGTCCACGGCATGGATGGCAAGCAGCGCCAACCGTGGGTCTACGGGGCCACCGCGGAGAGCGCGGCCAAGAGGGCGATCGAGCTGCGCAGCCGATTGATGCCCTACCTGTATGCCCATGAGCGGATCAATCACGAGACGGGCATCGGTCTGGTGCGGCCCCTGTTCTACGACTACCCCACCGATCCGAACGCCGCGAACATCACCAGCGAGTGGATGTTCGGCGAGTCGTTGCTCGTGGCTCCCGTCGTTGAGCAGGGGGCGGCCAGCAAGCAGGTGTACCTGCCCGCGGGCACCTGGATCGACTACACCCGTGGCTCCGTCTACACGGGCCCCCTCACGTTCAACTACCCGGTCAATACGTCCACCTGGCAGGACATCCCGCTGTTCGTCAAGGCGGGCGCCATCCTCCCGACCCAGGAGGTGTTGCAGTACGTGAGCGAGAAGCCCGTCAGGCAGATCGACCTCGATGTCTTCCCCACCACGGCCCGGAGCGAGTTCACCCTCTACGACGACGACGGCCTGACCCGGGCCTATGAGAACGGGGTCTTCTTCAAGCAGCGCATCACCGCGCAGCGCACGAGCACCTCCGTCACCGTGGAGACCCAGGCGAAGACCGGCGGCTTCAGCCCGGCGCTCACCCACTACATCGTGAAGGTCAACGCCACGGCGGGCACGGCGGCGCGGATCAACGGGACCGCCCCCACCCGCTACGGCGACCTCGCGACGCTCAAGGCCGCCACGGGCGAGGGGTGGACGACGGGGGTCGATGTCTACGGTCCGTACACCGCGGTGCGCGTCGCGGCTGGGGTGGCGCGGACGGTCGTCGTCGACGGCACTCCGAGCACTCCCCCTCCTCCCCCCCTGACGGTTGTGCTCGAGGCGGAGGACGCGGCGCTGTCCTCGGGCGCGATCGTCCTGAACGACCACCCGGGCTACTCCGGACGCGGGTTCGTCGCCGGGTACTGGAACTCTGGCGCGGCCACCACGTTCACCGTGCGGGCCAGCACGGCGGGCACCTACTCCGCGACCCTGAAGTACAGCAACGGCAACGGCTCGGCCAGGACGGTCACCCTGGAGGTGAATGGCGTGCGCACCCAGCTCACCTTGCCCGCGACGGCGGACTGGAACGCCTGGTCGACCTACACCGCGCGAATCCCGCTGAACGCGGGCACCAATACCCTCGCCTACGTCTACGGCCCGGGAGACTCGGCCCACGTCAACCTCGACTCCCTGACGCTCTCACCCCTCCCGACGATTATGCTCGAGGCGGAGGACGCGGCGCTGTCCTCGGGCGCGCTCGTCCTGAACGACCACCCGGGCTACTCCGGACGCGGGTTCGTCGCCGGGTACTGGAACTCTGGCGCGGCCACCACGTTCACCGTGCAGGCCAGCACGGCGGGCACCTACTCCGCGACCCTGAAGTACAGCAACGGCAACGGCTCGGCCAGGACGGTCACCCTGGAGGTGAATGGCGTGCGCACCCAGCTCACCTTGCCCGCGACAGCGGACTGGAACGCCTGGTCGACCTACACCGCGCGAATCCCGCTGAACGCGGGCACCAATACCCTCGCCTACGTCTACGGCTCGGGAGACTCGGCCCACGTCAACCTCGACTCCCTGACGATCGCACCGTAG
- a CDS encoding aldo/keto reductase, which translates to MFDPHHPAEGSLEAPLTVLAGLQRQGLVRHIGLSHVTPTQVAEGRKLREIVCVQNQYNLAHRDDDALIDSLARDGIAYVPFFPLGGFSPLQSSTLSSVARRLGATPMQVALAWLLRRAPNILLIPGTSSVAHLRENLASAGLVLTEDALVELEGIGSETRGR; encoded by the coding sequence ATGTTCGACCCGCATCACCCCGCGGAAGGCTCTCTCGAGGCGCCCCTCACCGTCCTGGCCGGGCTTCAGCGCCAGGGACTGGTGCGGCACATCGGGCTGAGCCACGTCACCCCCACGCAGGTCGCCGAGGGCCGGAAGCTCCGCGAGATCGTCTGCGTGCAGAACCAATACAACCTGGCGCATCGGGACGACGATGCCCTGATCGACAGTCTCGCCCGCGACGGCATCGCCTACGTGCCGTTCTTCCCACTCGGCGGGTTCAGCCCGTTGCAGTCGTCCACCTTGTCCTCTGTCGCGCGGCGGCTCGGCGCCACGCCCATGCAAGTCGCGCTCGCGTGGCTGCTGCGCCGCGCGCCCAACATCCTGCTGATTCCCGGCACGTCCTCCGTCGCGCACCTGCGCGAGAACCTCGCCTCGGCCGGGCTCGTGCTGACGGAGGACGCGCTCGTGGAGCTGGAGGGCATCGGCTCGGAGACGCGAGGGCGCTAG